The DNA window TGTGCGGCGTCGGTCTTCGCCGTCTCAGTCAGCCATTGACCGAACCGCAAAGTGCCACGGGGACCCGGCCCGGCGGGAAGCAGGCCACCGTTGGCCATCGACCACCCCGCAGCTGACGGCCACGGCACGCTCACTACGAATTTGCGCGGGCCTCGTACCGTGGCTACCCGGCGTACGGCCGACGACATCATCAACACCTCAGGTCCGGCGATCTCCGGAACACGCCCCAACGCGGGTCCTTCGGCCAGGCGCACCAACTCGGCGGCCACCTCAGCCGCCGCCACTGGTTGGGTACGCATCCGCGGGACAACGGCCACGGGTCCTGGGAAGAGGGTGAGTGACTGTACGGCGAACTCGAAGAACTGGGTGGCCCGCAGGATGGTCGCCGGCACCGGGCCGGCGAGCACGAGTCCTTCCTGACGATGCTTACCGTGGTAGTAGCCCCAGTTCACCCGGTCGATACCGACAATCGAGAGCAGTACGTGGTGATTGACCCCGCACCGTTGTTCCGCCTTCAACAGGTTCCGCGTGGTCGTCTCGAAGAACCGAGTCGAGGCGCGCTTACTGATTGTCTGGATGTTCGACACGTCGACCACGGTCGCCACGTTCCTGGGTGCGTCGTCCAAACCCACTCCGTTGGTCAGATCGATTCCGTGAGACCGGGAGATCACCACGACGTCATGGCCCGCCGCGCGCGCCCGCTCGACGACCAACTTGCCGACCCAGCCCGTACCTCCAGCCACCGCGATCCGCATCGCGTCACCTTTCTCTCATAGTCGCCCGCCGAACAGCCGCGCGTTCACCGGCACGTGTTGAAATGAGGCCCATGTCGAGGGCGGTGCTGTGACACCCAACGCGTTCTTGTTCGGAATCATGTACGGCCAGTACAAAGCTCATCTGCGGTGCCAGTCCCGCACTTCGGCGGTATTCAGCGCGGTCCAAGGGCTACGGCCCGGTCCTCGTCGCAGCTCACGGCGATCACGGCGACCGGGCGTCACGGCCGCCTGAGTTCCGGGGGTACGTAGTCGAATGTCGGGCCCGCTGTTGTGCTTCCTCCATCGGACATCTCCATCAGTCCCTGCGCCTGGGCCTTGAGGGCGTACATGGTGCCGGTCGCGACGCCGAGCATCCCCGGGCTGCCGTTGAACGCCTGCTCCAACAGATTCAGCACGGCGCAGTAGGTGTGGTTGAAGTCTTCCTGGGCGGCGCGGATCGGACTACCTGGAGCGTGGTCGGCCAGACGTGGGTTGGGCCGCATCGGGTAGACGCCGCCGAGGTCGACCGAGAGGGCCTCGCCGGTGGGCCCGGATCGCGAGGTGTCACCGCGCCGGTATCGCCGGCCCAGCTTGAGTTCCAGGAACCGGTAGTAGTGCGCGACCTCGTCCCGGTCGGGGTGGAGGATGTCCTGGTCACCGTCCCAGACCTCGCCTCGTGCCGTGCCTTCGCCCTGCTCGACGATCTCCTCCAACGCTGCCATTGCCGAGTTGAGATCGCTGACCGCGATCAGCCGTCCGCCGCTGTGATGGAACGGGCCCGCGGTGACCTGGCGAGCCGGGTCGCCGCAGAAGACCGTTCGCTCGCCGAGTTCAGCGCACAGATCGCGCACTCCCTGTTCGATCGCGCTGTAGAACTGCCCGATCGTTTCGTAGCTGTCGCCCTCGGCCGGGGCACCAGGGGGTGCCGGCCGTTCGAGTCGGAGGAACATCTCAATTGCTTCCGCCCCGAACGGAACCAGCGACAGCTCCAGAGAGCGGTCGCCGTGGGGCAGAAGCCTGGGATAGCGCGGCAGCATCTTCGGCGTGTCCAGCCGAGGGTGCCCGCCGACGGCGTTGAGCAGGTTCGCGGCCAGCGCCAGGTGGATCATCTCTTCGACGAAGACGCTGCCCACCACCTGAACGGCTTCGGGGTTGCGCGACGGGTCGAGCGAGTAGAGCGCGCAGAGGTACGACGGCAGGGTGGCGTGTTCCAACTCGATCGCCCATTGCAGGTGCTTGCGAAGATCTTCGAGCGTCTCAATCCGCATCGTCGATGGGGCTGCCACTGTCCGTTGCGGTTCTGAGTGAGTCGTGGTCGGGTTGGTCATTTCTTCTCCGTGTGCTGCTTGTCCGGCACGGGGCTGGGCGGGCGACCGCAGGATCAACTGCATCGAGACCGCGGCCCGGCGAGGCATCGGGTATCAGTAGCCGATGGATCTCGCCGAGCACAGCGGCGTTGTCTCGATCGTGCAGAGCCCCAGGCAATAGGCGGCGTCACCGGCCCCGTCCGCAGTGGAATCCGAGCTCGGCCCGCCACCCGCGCGGGTCAGGCCGTCTCGCGCGCAGCCCGTTCGATGAACGACGCCGCCGCTGCTGAATGCGAGGTGAACACCGTGTGCGAGGCGCCCCTGACGCTGGGCTTGGTGCCGTGGGCGCGTTCGGCCATGAAGGGCTGGGCCTGGGCCGGAATGTTCCTGCGGGCAGCGGGTTCAGCACCATGAAGTCGTGGCAGAGGCCCTCGTACCGCATGGTGGTGGTCGCTACGCCGGCGGCGCGCCGCTTCGTCGCGTACGCCGATCTCGGCGACTAGCGGGTCAGCCAGTCGCGGTAGGTGGTCGTCGCGAGGACTGCGCCCTCCGGGGCGATCAGGACATCGCCGGGCACCGCGGCGAACATGCCGGCGGCCGGGTCGAGGACGACGATGCGCTTGTCGCCCTTGGCGGCCAGCGCGACCCGACCCCACTCGTCGAGCATGAAGACCTCGGGACCGGCCACGTTCCGGATGCCCCGCAGCGGCGCGCCCACGGCGACCTCGGCCACCGCCTTCGCGACGTCGGCCGACGCCATCGGCTGCACCGGCGTGCCGGGCAGCCGCACCGTGTCGCCGTCGGCGGTCCAGGACAGGATCGCGTCGGCGAACTCGAAGAACTGGGTGGCGCGGACGATCGAGTATGGCACCGGGCCAGCCTTCAGAATCTCCTCCTGCAGCACCTTGGCGCGGTAGTAAGCGAGGTCCGGCACCCGGTCCACGCCGACGATCGACAGGATCACGGCGTGGCCGACGCCCGCGCGCTGCGCGGCCGCCAGCAGATTTTCCATCGTCGAGCGGAAGAAGTCGGCCGACGCCTCGTCGAACGTCGGCGAGTTCGTCAGATTCAGCACGACGTCGGCGCCCTTGAGCCCGGCGTCGAGGCCTTCGCCGGTGAGCAGGTCCACGCCGTTCGACGGAGACAGCGGCACCGCCTCGTGCCCCTCGGCCTGAAGGATCTTGACGACCTGCGACCCGATGAGCCCGGTACCACCCAGTACGGCGATTTTCATTTCTCTGACACCTCTGTCTTGGTCGGGAGGCCGGGCGTTCACCCGGCTACGCCAGTTATGACCGGACAGCACCGCCGGTTGTGACTAGGGTGCATGTCACACACAGGACGCAGGCCGCTGAAGGGCGAGCAGGTCGGTCAGGCCGAAGCGTGCTCCCGCGGCGGGCAGGGTCGGCTCCCAGTCCGGTTCCAGGCTCAGGTAGCTTGCCGGGTCGGCGCGGAGCAGTCCGATCAGGACCTCCGCCACGATCCGGCCGCCGACTGGGCCGAGCCGGTCGCCGCCACCGCGGTGCTCGGCCTCCTTGAGGATGTAGAACCACAGCGGAGTGCCGTGCGGCCAGGCCTGCCCCAACTCGTCGAGGGTCAGCGGCGCCGCGCCAACCAGCCGGGCGACTGCCTCGCCGCTGGGCAGCCCGGTGGTTCCGCCGCGCAGCAGGTCGCGTACCGCTAGCGAGCGGTAGGCGGCAGTGTCGACCACGCCGGTGACTCGCTCGGGCAGGCCGATGAGGCTGGCGGCGAGGCGACCGTCGAGGCGTTTGGCGCGCTGCGCCGGTGGGTGGCCGGGAACATCGAAGATCTGCGCCAGATCCAGGCGCCGCCCGGCGGGCAGCGGGCCGAACCCGACCAGATCGGGGAAGAGCGGCACCGCGGGACCGCCGTCGACGAGCCGGTAGGTGTGCCGGATCTGGCCGTGGCCGTAGCGGAAGGCCGCGTCGGCGAACTCCAGCGGAATGTAGGCCTGCCCCGGCGGTGGCGCGAACGACCGGCCGCCCTCGGCGAGCACCTGCTCGACCAGGCTCTCCCCGACAAGCCTGGACAGGAAGTCATGGACCACGATCCACTGGTAGTGCCAGGTGAGTGTGACCCGCGCCCGGTCGAAGACGTCGGCCTCGGGCACCCCGCCCTCGCGCAGCAGGTCGACCACGTGGTTGTGCGCGTGCAGCAGCGCGACGTGCAGACTTAGCGCGAACAGATGCACGTCGTTGCGCGGATCGCCAATCAGGGCCACGCCCTGCCGGTTGCGCGGCACGTCGCCGCCGTCCTCGCCGAGCAGGAACTTCGCCGGGTCGCCCACGTCGAACAGGTACGGCGAACCGATCGGGCCGTCCGAGTACATGATCTCCAGGTTGAGCTTCGGGGAGCGCGCGTTGCGCAGCGCCCCGGGGTCGACGCCGCCGGTGATGGATGAGCGGTCAGCGGTGATGTCGTGGGCGATCAGCTGGCCGAAGAAGGGCCACCCGGCGGCCTCGGTGGCGTCGTCGCCGTCCCGGTTCAACTGGTCCAGGACCGGGGCGGCGTCGCAGATCCCGCCGTCGCCACCCGCACGCACCAGCAGCCCGGGGTCGGTGCCCAGCGGGCCGAGGCCCGGGAACATACGTCCGTAGCGGGCCGCCCCGGCGGGCCGGTCCACGGCGCGCACCAGGCTGAGGCAATGGTCGCGGGCGGCCACCCGGCTACCGCTTTCAGGCATCTCGATCTCCGTATCGTTCGGCCGGCCGTGAGCCGTCCGTCCTCCAGGGCCGCGCCAGCGCCGAGAAGGCCGCGGAGGTCCGCCTCCTCGCGCTAGGCATCCGCCGGATCGAACAACCCGTCGATCGACACAGCGAGGGCGACGTCCGTCAACTCTCCCCTGACAGTGCGCTCGAGCCTGGACAAGAAGGCGTCATCGCTGGCCGGGAATTTCCTCTTCTCCACCCGGTACGCGGGTGAACACCAGCAAAGACAAGGCAGCCCCGCGACCTGTGACACGCCGGCCGAGGTGTCTCAGGACACGTACGGGAGATGCGCTGTCACCACCCGCCCCGCTGTCCGGCCTCATGAAGTGAGCGGCTTCCGGCACACGACGCCCACGCATCGGTCCGAGCTCGTGTCGACGGGTTCGGGCACCCACAGCCCAATCTGGGTCCGGCAACGCTGCCGCCGCCTGTCACAGATTCCACGGCTGCCCGGTCCTGGACGGTGACGAAACAGAACCGCAGCCGCGATCCTCCGCCGGCCACCACCAACAAGGACAGAACATGACAGCATCGGATAAAGGGACCGCTAAAGAGGAAGGGACGACAGAGCGGTGAGGACCGGTCGACTCGAAGCCTTCAGCGATGGCGTGCTCGCCATCATCATCACGATCATGGTGCTCGAACTGAAGGTGCCGGAGGACCACAGCCTCAGCGGCCTTCTTCACACGACCGGCGTCGGGCTGCTGACCTATCTCCTCAGCTTCGTCTATGTGGGCATCTACTGGAACAACCACCATCACATGTTCCAGCTGGTGAGGCAGGTCAGCGGCGGGGTGCTGTGGGCGAACCTGGCACTGCTGTTCTGCCTGTCGCTGTTCCCGTTCACGACAGCCTGGATGGACGAGTCGAGGTTCGAGCCGACCCCGGTCGTCATTTACGGCTTGAATCTGCTCGCCGCGGCCATCGCATACTTCGTGCTCCAAGTCGTGATCATCCGGCGGCAGGGACCGGACTCGCCGCTGAGGCGGGCCGTCGGCAGTGACCTCAAGGGCAAGCTCTCCCCCGCGCTCTACCTCGTCGGGACACTCAGCGCCCTGGCGATCGACCGGGGCCGCATCGGCGTCTGGACTGCCCTGACGTGCTTCGTCGCCGCGGCGATCGTCTGGATCATTCCCGACCCCCGCATTGACCGGGTAGTCCGCCAGCACGAGACCGCAGACTGAGGCGAGAGATGACCGGGTCTGTCGCACTGCCCGGACTCGTGGTCCGGTTTCCAGGAGGCGTGATGGCTGCCGAACGGGCAGACGCCCCCGCTCGAAACCGCCAAGCGATCCTGCGGGCCACGGAGGAACTGCTCGCCGAGCACGCGACCCGCATCCACGTCGCGATCGACAACGGTCCGCCGCCCCTCGGCCCTGGCGCACCACCTCACGACCGGATGCTCGAGTTTGTCGACGAACTAGGACCGCCCGCCCAACGGCGGGCGGTCCCGTCCTCCGAACGACGACGATCATCGGGAGAGTGCAACCTTCGACTGCCCAATCGGAATTGGCTGTCAATCTGGGTCCACGGCACGGCTGGGGCACGCTACGGCTTCAGCACGATCTTTCCTCGCGCGTGGCGGGACTCACTCAACTCGTGGGCAACGGCCGCCTCTTCCAGGGAAAACACGGCAGCGACCGGCACCGTGAAGCACCCCCGCTCGGCGAGGTCGCCCGCGGCGGCGATTCCTTCGAGAGACGGTGAGTCCGCGCCGGGACCAGAGCCGCGCGACAGGTGCACGCCGTACGCCGCGGCGTTGATGTCTGCGATGCTCACCACCCTGTCCGGGTCTGCGACCAGGCGGACCAGGTCGGGTATAGAGCCAGA is part of the Micromonospora halotolerans genome and encodes:
- a CDS encoding peroxidase family protein, which produces MPESGSRVAARDHCLSLVRAVDRPAGAARYGRMFPGLGPLGTDPGLLVRAGGDGGICDAAPVLDQLNRDGDDATEAAGWPFFGQLIAHDITADRSSITGGVDPGALRNARSPKLNLEIMYSDGPIGSPYLFDVGDPAKFLLGEDGGDVPRNRQGVALIGDPRNDVHLFALSLHVALLHAHNHVVDLLREGGVPEADVFDRARVTLTWHYQWIVVHDFLSRLVGESLVEQVLAEGGRSFAPPPGQAYIPLEFADAAFRYGHGQIRHTYRLVDGGPAVPLFPDLVGFGPLPAGRRLDLAQIFDVPGHPPAQRAKRLDGRLAASLIGLPERVTGVVDTAAYRSLAVRDLLRGGTTGLPSGEAVARLVGAAPLTLDELGQAWPHGTPLWFYILKEAEHRGGGDRLGPVGGRIVAEVLIGLLRADPASYLSLEPDWEPTLPAAGARFGLTDLLALQRPASCV
- a CDS encoding SDR family oxidoreductase, which codes for MRIAVAGGTGWVGKLVVERARAAGHDVVVISRSHGIDLTNGVGLDDAPRNVATVVDVSNIQTISKRASTRFFETTTRNLLKAEQRCGVNHHVLLSIVGIDRVNWGYYHGKHRQEGLVLAGPVPATILRATQFFEFAVQSLTLFPGPVAVVPRMRTQPVAAAEVAAELVRLAEGPALGRVPEIAGPEVLMMSSAVRRVATVRGPRKFVVSVPWPSAAGWSMANGGLLPAGPGPRGTLRFGQWLTETAKTDAAQ
- a CDS encoding TMEM175 family protein codes for the protein MRTGRLEAFSDGVLAIIITIMVLELKVPEDHSLSGLLHTTGVGLLTYLLSFVYVGIYWNNHHHMFQLVRQVSGGVLWANLALLFCLSLFPFTTAWMDESRFEPTPVVIYGLNLLAAAIAYFVLQVVIIRRQGPDSPLRRAVGSDLKGKLSPALYLVGTLSALAIDRGRIGVWTALTCFVAAAIVWIIPDPRIDRVVRQHETAD
- a CDS encoding SDR family oxidoreductase, with the translated sequence MKIAVLGGTGLIGSQVVKILQAEGHEAVPLSPSNGVDLLTGEGLDAGLKGADVVLNLTNSPTFDEASADFFRSTMENLLAAAQRAGVGHAVILSIVGVDRVPDLAYYRAKVLQEEILKAGPVPYSIVRATQFFEFADAILSWTADGDTVRLPGTPVQPMASADVAKAVAEVAVGAPLRGIRNVAGPEVFMLDEWGRVALAAKGDKRIVVLDPAAGMFAAVPGDVLIAPEGAVLATTTYRDWLTR
- a CDS encoding ferritin-like domain-containing protein, with amino-acid sequence MTNPTTTHSEPQRTVAAPSTMRIETLEDLRKHLQWAIELEHATLPSYLCALYSLDPSRNPEAVQVVGSVFVEEMIHLALAANLLNAVGGHPRLDTPKMLPRYPRLLPHGDRSLELSLVPFGAEAIEMFLRLERPAPPGAPAEGDSYETIGQFYSAIEQGVRDLCAELGERTVFCGDPARQVTAGPFHHSGGRLIAVSDLNSAMAALEEIVEQGEGTARGEVWDGDQDILHPDRDEVAHYYRFLELKLGRRYRRGDTSRSGPTGEALSVDLGGVYPMRPNPRLADHAPGSPIRAAQEDFNHTYCAVLNLLEQAFNGSPGMLGVATGTMYALKAQAQGLMEMSDGGSTTAGPTFDYVPPELRRP